One genomic segment of Amycolatopsis sp. WQ 127309 includes these proteins:
- a CDS encoding TIGR01777 family oxidoreductase, with product MSFEYSTVVAAPLDEVFAWHGLPGAIVRLTPPWQPVKVGAEAASLRDGRARLNLPAGLRWVAAHDPDGYRPPHQFVDRLDTPVLSNLVSWRHTHRFAADSPDRTVVTDLVETPVPEALLRSMFAYRHRQLAADLAAQHRYWHEPLTVAVTGASGLVGTALTALLTTGGHRVIRLVRRPARTRDERTWDPAAPATGLLAGVDAVVHLAGTSVAGRFDDRHLKAVRDSRIGPTRALAALAARTPDGPGVFVSASAVGYYGPDRGDDVLTEDSKPGEGALADIVTEWEAATEAAAAAGIRVVQVRTGLALSPRGGLLRLQYPLFAAGLGGPLGAGRQWTPWIGLDDLTDVYLRALTDRGLDGPVNAVSPEPVRNVEYTRVLARTLKRPALLKVPHFGPRLLLGRDGARELAFADQRVQPERLLAAGHVFRHPRLGDALAHLLGATAAPSNVGEPV from the coding sequence GTGTCGTTCGAGTACTCCACCGTGGTGGCCGCCCCGCTCGACGAGGTGTTCGCATGGCACGGCCTGCCCGGGGCGATCGTGCGGCTGACGCCGCCGTGGCAGCCCGTCAAGGTCGGCGCCGAAGCCGCTTCCCTGCGCGACGGCCGGGCGCGGCTGAACCTGCCCGCCGGCCTGCGCTGGGTCGCGGCCCACGACCCGGACGGTTACCGGCCGCCGCACCAGTTCGTCGACCGGCTGGACACGCCGGTGCTGTCGAACCTGGTGTCCTGGCGCCACACCCACCGCTTCGCCGCCGACAGTCCTGATCGGACGGTCGTCACCGACCTCGTCGAAACGCCCGTGCCCGAAGCGCTGCTCCGGTCGATGTTCGCCTACCGCCACCGTCAGCTCGCCGCCGACCTCGCCGCCCAGCACCGGTACTGGCACGAACCGCTGACCGTGGCCGTCACCGGCGCGAGCGGACTGGTCGGGACCGCGCTGACGGCGTTGCTGACCACCGGCGGCCACCGGGTGATCCGGCTGGTGCGCCGGCCCGCGCGCACCCGCGACGAGCGCACGTGGGACCCGGCCGCGCCGGCCACCGGCCTGCTGGCCGGCGTCGACGCGGTCGTCCACCTGGCCGGCACCTCCGTCGCCGGGCGGTTCGACGACCGGCACCTGAAAGCCGTGCGGGACAGCCGGATCGGCCCGACCCGGGCGCTGGCCGCGCTGGCAGCCCGCACCCCGGACGGCCCCGGGGTGTTCGTGTCGGCCTCGGCCGTCGGCTACTACGGCCCCGACCGCGGCGACGACGTCCTCACCGAAGACAGCAAACCGGGCGAGGGCGCCCTGGCCGACATCGTCACCGAGTGGGAGGCGGCCACCGAAGCCGCCGCGGCGGCCGGGATCCGGGTGGTGCAGGTCCGCACGGGCCTGGCGCTGAGCCCGCGCGGCGGCCTGCTGCGGCTGCAGTACCCGCTGTTCGCCGCCGGGCTCGGCGGGCCGCTCGGCGCGGGCCGCCAGTGGACGCCGTGGATCGGCCTCGACGACCTGACCGACGTCTACCTGCGCGCGCTGACCGATCGCGGCCTCGACGGGCCGGTCAACGCCGTGAGCCCCGAGCCGGTGCGCAACGTCGAGTACACCCGGGTCCTCGCCCGTACCCTCAAGCGCCCGGCGCTGCTGAAGGTGCCGCACTTCGGACCGCGGCTGCTGCTCGGCCGGGACGGCGCCCGCGAGCTGGCCTTCGCCGATCAGCGCGTGCAACCGGAACGGCTGCTCGCGGCCGGGCACGTCTTCCGGCACCCCCGGCTCGGCGACGCGCTGGCGCACCTGCTCGGAGCGACCGCCGCTCCGTCGAACGTGGGAGAACCCGTATGA
- a CDS encoding TspO/MBR family protein, whose product MTTVHRSAPAPVALAGFLAAVAVVAVVGGLAASSSRAVYAGLEQPPWAPPSWLFGPVWTVLYVLIAVSGWLYWRAGGTRAGFTWYAVGLVLNAAWTPLFFAAGAYTLALVEIVLLDVAVAGAVAVFWRRSRVAAALQVPYLAWTLFATALNTAIVVLN is encoded by the coding sequence ATGACCACCGTGCACCGTTCCGCCCCGGCGCCGGTCGCCTTGGCCGGGTTCCTCGCCGCGGTGGCCGTCGTCGCCGTGGTCGGTGGCCTGGCCGCGTCGTCCTCGCGTGCGGTGTACGCCGGGCTCGAGCAGCCGCCGTGGGCGCCGCCGTCCTGGCTGTTCGGTCCGGTGTGGACGGTCCTGTACGTCCTGATCGCCGTGTCCGGCTGGTTGTACTGGCGCGCCGGCGGAACCCGCGCGGGTTTCACCTGGTACGCGGTCGGGCTGGTGCTCAACGCGGCGTGGACACCGCTGTTCTTCGCCGCCGGCGCCTACACGCTCGCGCTGGTCGAGATCGTGCTCCTCGACGTCGCGGTGGCCGGTGCGGTAGCGGTGTTCTGGCGCCGCTCGCGGGTGGCCGCCGCGCTCCAGGTCCCTTATCTGGCTTGGACGTTGTTCGCGACGGCGCTCAACACCGCGATCGTCGTGCTGAACTGA
- a CDS encoding 2'-5' RNA ligase family protein, which translates to MPAAEPPLVVTLAVDPETQRAWDELRRTWFPAERLNVGAHVTLFHALPGEHADAVIAGCAEIAVQYPRFSFSVDGVYSLGGGVAIALSAAALTSLRGKLRTRWRSWLTAQDAQPLKPHVTVQNKVSRETARATIEALRPDFGPQTGSATGLAVWRYLGGPWQPVTSVDLATPAGE; encoded by the coding sequence GTGCCGGCAGCCGAGCCGCCGCTGGTGGTCACGCTCGCCGTCGACCCGGAAACCCAGCGCGCGTGGGACGAGCTGCGCCGGACGTGGTTCCCGGCCGAGCGGCTGAACGTGGGCGCGCACGTCACGCTCTTCCACGCGCTGCCGGGCGAGCACGCGGACGCCGTCATCGCCGGCTGCGCCGAGATCGCGGTGCAGTACCCGCGGTTCTCCTTCTCGGTGGACGGGGTCTACTCCCTCGGCGGTGGGGTCGCCATCGCCCTGTCCGCCGCCGCATTGACGTCCCTGCGCGGGAAACTGCGGACCCGGTGGCGATCGTGGTTGACCGCGCAGGACGCGCAGCCGCTGAAGCCGCACGTCACCGTCCAGAACAAGGTCAGCCGCGAAACGGCGAGGGCGACCATCGAGGCGCTCCGCCCGGACTTCGGGCCCCAGACGGGTTCGGCGACCGGGCTCGCGGTGTGGCGGTACCTGGGCGGGCCGTGGCAGCCGGTCACCTCCGTGGACCTCGCGACGCCCGCTGGGGAGTGA
- a CDS encoding SRPBCC family protein, whose translation MTTVSRTFTVEAAPGVVVPYLADFGHAEEWDPGTERCTRNDSGPVKVGSSWHNTSKIAGISTELTYTLEQLAGDRVVLVGRNDTATSTETIDVTPSGTGSEVTYTNELQFNGLAKVAAPLGKVVFEKLGNDTEKQLTDVLNGLARR comes from the coding sequence ATGACCACTGTCTCCCGCACGTTCACCGTCGAGGCGGCTCCCGGTGTCGTCGTCCCCTACCTGGCCGACTTCGGTCACGCCGAAGAGTGGGACCCCGGCACCGAGCGCTGCACCCGCAACGACAGCGGCCCGGTGAAGGTCGGCTCGTCGTGGCACAACACCTCCAAGATCGCCGGCATCAGCACCGAGCTGACCTACACCCTCGAGCAGCTCGCCGGCGACCGCGTCGTGCTGGTCGGGCGCAACGACACCGCCACCTCGACCGAGACCATCGACGTCACGCCCAGCGGCACCGGCTCCGAGGTCACCTACACCAACGAGCTGCAGTTCAACGGCCTGGCCAAGGTCGCGGCCCCGCTGGGCAAGGTGGTCTTCGAAAAGCTGGGCAACGACACCGAGAAGCAGCTGACGGACGTGCTCAACGGCCTGGCCCGGCGATGA
- a CDS encoding DUF1295 domain-containing protein, with translation MRPRTLDTANLRRVAGLSAVVVTAAQAATAVVALRKGRRDYADAVWGPGLAAVAVTSALAGRGDARRRWALAALTVAWAARLERQMLSRLRGSDEEDPRYTEFLEGASTPAVVGKVFLTQGLSQLLVSAPVQLAAAGALPRGKRRWLAPAGLAVMVGGAVVEALADHQKTAYSQRDEDERPEVLDTGLWGWSRHPNYFGDSLVWDGAWLTAAASSPGLWTLPAPALMSYLLMFATGAKRTEKRMQDRPGYSDYQKRVAFFFPRPPSERD, from the coding sequence ATGAGACCGCGCACGCTGGACACCGCGAACCTGCGGCGGGTGGCCGGGCTGTCGGCCGTCGTCGTGACGGCGGCGCAGGCCGCGACGGCGGTCGTCGCGTTGCGCAAGGGCCGGCGCGACTACGCCGACGCCGTCTGGGGTCCCGGTCTGGCGGCCGTGGCGGTCACGAGCGCGCTGGCCGGGCGCGGTGACGCCCGGCGGCGCTGGGCGCTGGCGGCGCTCACCGTCGCGTGGGCGGCCCGGCTCGAACGTCAGATGCTCAGCCGCCTGCGCGGCAGCGACGAAGAGGATCCGCGCTACACCGAGTTCCTGGAGGGCGCTTCGACGCCGGCGGTCGTCGGCAAGGTGTTCCTCACCCAGGGGCTGAGCCAGCTGCTGGTGTCGGCTCCAGTGCAGCTGGCCGCCGCCGGCGCCCTGCCGCGCGGCAAGCGTCGGTGGCTGGCCCCGGCGGGACTGGCCGTCATGGTCGGCGGGGCCGTGGTGGAGGCGCTGGCCGACCACCAGAAAACGGCGTACTCCCAGCGGGACGAGGACGAGCGGCCGGAGGTGCTCGACACCGGCCTGTGGGGCTGGTCGCGGCATCCGAACTACTTCGGCGACTCGCTGGTGTGGGACGGCGCGTGGCTGACGGCGGCCGCGTCGTCGCCCGGCCTGTGGACGTTGCCCGCGCCGGCGTTGATGAGCTACCTGCTGATGTTCGCCACCGGTGCCAAGCGCACCGAGAAACGCATGCAGGACCGCCCCGGCTACAGCGACTACCAGAAGCGGGTGGCGTTCTTCTTCCCGCGGCCACCGTCCGAACGAGACTGA
- a CDS encoding NADP-dependent oxidoreductase: MKAAQITSFGTPDVLRVTETDRPSPGAGEVLVAVEASSVNGHDAIVRAGGLRMVSGRKFPIGVGLDFAGVVVTTGPGVEGHHAGDRVWGMVHPRQRHTVAAAAEYVVVPAGRIAAAPAGVPAVEAASLVVAGSTALIALRDSVRLKDGERVLVRGAAGGVGSAAVQLARALGGHVTALARDRHAALLRDLGADEVLDYGTTTPDATGPFDVIVDTVGSELNRYRGRLAKGGRMVTIALSAPVLAAIAASTVHGARRIRAFSANPGSAVLTELAGYVTSGALRPVVQGVYPLADVAAAHEAFERGGVVGKHVLAVTR; this comes from the coding sequence ATGAAGGCCGCACAGATCACGAGCTTCGGAACCCCGGACGTCCTTCGGGTCACCGAAACCGACCGCCCCTCCCCCGGTGCGGGCGAGGTCCTGGTGGCGGTCGAGGCGTCCAGCGTCAACGGGCACGACGCGATCGTCCGCGCCGGTGGGCTGCGGATGGTGTCGGGCCGCAAGTTCCCGATCGGCGTCGGCCTGGACTTCGCCGGGGTCGTCGTCACGACCGGGCCCGGCGTCGAGGGCCACCACGCCGGGGACCGGGTCTGGGGCATGGTCCACCCGCGGCAACGCCACACCGTCGCCGCCGCGGCCGAGTACGTCGTCGTCCCGGCCGGGCGCATCGCCGCCGCCCCCGCGGGTGTCCCGGCGGTCGAGGCGGCGTCCCTCGTCGTGGCGGGCAGCACCGCGCTGATCGCGCTGCGCGACAGCGTCCGGCTCAAAGACGGCGAGCGGGTCCTGGTCCGCGGCGCGGCCGGCGGCGTCGGCTCCGCCGCGGTGCAGCTGGCCCGCGCGCTGGGCGGCCACGTCACGGCGCTGGCCCGCGACCGCCACGCCGCGCTCCTGCGCGACCTGGGCGCCGACGAAGTTCTCGACTACGGCACGACGACGCCGGACGCGACCGGGCCGTTCGACGTCATCGTCGACACCGTCGGCTCCGAGCTGAACCGCTACCGCGGCCGGCTGGCCAAGGGCGGCCGGATGGTCACGATCGCGTTGTCCGCCCCCGTCTTGGCGGCGATCGCCGCCTCGACCGTCCACGGCGCCCGGCGCATCCGCGCGTTCAGCGCCAACCCCGGCTCCGCCGTGCTGACCGAGCTGGCCGGCTACGTCACGTCCGGCGCCCTGCGCCCGGTCGTGCAGGGGGTGTATCCGCTGGCGGACGTCGCCGCCGCGCACGAGGCCTTCGAACGCGGCGGCGTCGTGGGAAAGCACGTGCTCGCCGTCACCCGCTGA
- a CDS encoding helix-turn-helix transcriptional regulator, whose amino-acid sequence MTEDPRRALAEFLRTRRTRVRPQDVGLEPGPRRRVAGLRREELALLAGVSSDYYQRMEQGRDVRPSGQVLDAIARALDFSAEETRHLHSLAAAARTPARPARRYPPEEVPPTTLRLLRATTSPALVVGRFLDVLAWNPLAGALLGAFTEVPRAERNLLALLLHPEADRACPERAATVAELTGMLRAQVAAEPGHPRAVELVGALAVRSAEFATLWARHDVEATTRGRMRVNHPLVGELNLDWDAYAMPGEPGPVLIVCTAEPGGPDDDRLRLLAGLLDAPRATETSTSSS is encoded by the coding sequence GTGACCGAGGACCCCCGCCGCGCGCTCGCCGAGTTCCTGCGGACCCGGCGGACCCGGGTGCGGCCGCAGGACGTCGGCCTCGAGCCGGGTCCGCGGCGGCGCGTCGCCGGACTGCGTCGCGAGGAACTGGCCCTGCTGGCCGGGGTGAGCTCGGACTACTACCAGCGCATGGAGCAGGGCCGTGACGTGCGGCCCTCCGGCCAGGTCCTCGACGCCATCGCCCGGGCGCTGGACTTCTCGGCCGAGGAGACCCGGCACCTGCACAGCCTCGCCGCGGCCGCCCGCACCCCGGCCCGCCCGGCCCGCCGGTACCCGCCGGAGGAGGTGCCGCCGACCACGCTGCGGCTGCTGCGCGCGACGACGTCACCCGCCCTGGTCGTCGGCCGGTTCCTGGACGTGCTGGCCTGGAACCCGCTGGCCGGTGCGCTGCTGGGCGCGTTCACCGAGGTGCCCCGGGCCGAACGGAACCTGCTGGCGCTGCTGCTGCACCCGGAGGCCGACCGGGCGTGCCCGGAGCGCGCGGCCACCGTCGCCGAGCTGACCGGGATGCTGCGCGCCCAGGTCGCCGCCGAGCCGGGGCACCCGCGAGCGGTCGAGCTGGTGGGTGCGCTGGCGGTGCGCAGCGCGGAGTTCGCGACGCTGTGGGCCCGGCACGACGTCGAGGCCACGACTCGCGGCCGGATGCGCGTGAACCACCCGCTGGTCGGGGAGCTGAACCTGGACTGGGACGCGTACGCGATGCCGGGGGAGCCGGGGCCGGTGCTGATCGTCTGCACCGCGGAGCCGGGTGGTCCGGACGACGACCGGCTGCGGCTGCTGGCCGGCCTGCTCGACGCGCCCCGGGCGACGGAGACGTCCACCTCGTCGTCGTGA
- a CDS encoding STAS domain-containing protein — protein sequence MGTAGDPTPFEAAAVLTLRVAPELAGTEEVEQAFAPALAVPPGTPVVVDLSAVTFLTLEAVVPLLAFVERCAAEGKALLIVASAYVRRKWALLGLDPVIPLQPAG from the coding sequence ATGGGGACAGCCGGCGACCCCACGCCGTTCGAGGCCGCGGCGGTGCTGACCCTCCGCGTCGCACCCGAGCTGGCCGGTACCGAAGAGGTGGAACAGGCCTTCGCGCCGGCGCTGGCCGTGCCGCCCGGCACTCCGGTCGTGGTCGACCTTTCGGCGGTGACCTTCCTGACCCTGGAAGCCGTGGTGCCGCTGCTGGCCTTCGTCGAACGGTGTGCGGCGGAAGGCAAGGCCCTGCTGATCGTGGCTTCGGCCTACGTGCGGAGGAAGTGGGCGTTGCTGGGCCTGGATCCGGTCATCCCGCTGCAGCCGGCCGGCTGA
- a CDS encoding TetR/AcrR family transcriptional regulator: MPTTTRRTQQERRDQAEAALLAAAAELVVEQGVRSLTLARVGERAGYSRGIVTHHFGAKQTLVERLARATQAGFVPGLDGVAPGLDRLLRLIDGYLGALSSIGVFNQAFLLLWAEAPTQPELAPIFRERDDAFRADLRDDVEAGITDGTIDPGAAPDDVAVAVVGQLRGIALQRLLDPRSVDTDQLRRGVTGFWRRALSRPAAAG; encoded by the coding sequence ATGCCGACGACCACCCGCCGCACCCAGCAGGAACGCCGTGACCAGGCGGAAGCCGCGCTGCTGGCCGCGGCCGCCGAACTGGTCGTCGAGCAGGGGGTGCGCTCGCTGACCCTGGCCCGGGTCGGGGAACGCGCCGGTTACAGCCGCGGCATCGTCACCCACCACTTCGGCGCCAAGCAGACCCTGGTCGAACGGCTCGCCCGCGCCACCCAAGCCGGCTTCGTGCCCGGCCTCGACGGCGTGGCGCCCGGACTCGACCGCCTGCTGCGGCTGATCGACGGCTACCTCGGCGCGCTCAGCTCGATCGGCGTGTTCAACCAGGCTTTCCTGCTGTTGTGGGCGGAGGCCCCGACGCAACCGGAGCTGGCCCCGATCTTCCGCGAGCGGGATGACGCCTTCCGCGCCGACCTGCGCGACGACGTCGAAGCGGGCATCACGGACGGCACCATCGACCCCGGAGCCGCTCCGGACGACGTCGCGGTGGCCGTCGTCGGGCAGCTCCGCGGGATCGCGCTGCAACGGCTGCTCGATCCGCGGAGCGTCGACACCGACCAGCTGCGCCGCGGCGTCACCGGATTCTGGCGCCGGGCCCTCAGCCGGCCGGCTGCAGCGGGATGA
- a CDS encoding DUF1330 domain-containing protein has product MIDIDDRELDALLADDPGGPVVMLNLLRFRPEGGRESYQRYAEALGHTINARYGLSVEYLGDGGRALVAEDGQAWDMVVLVRYPDRRAFAAMVRDPDYQAVAHLRSDALVESVLQPTSPVAV; this is encoded by the coding sequence ATGATCGACATCGACGACCGCGAACTCGACGCCCTGCTCGCCGACGACCCTGGCGGCCCGGTCGTGATGCTCAACCTGCTGCGGTTCCGCCCGGAAGGCGGCCGCGAGAGCTACCAGCGCTACGCCGAGGCCCTCGGCCACACGATCAACGCCCGCTACGGCTTGAGCGTCGAGTACCTGGGCGACGGCGGGCGCGCCCTGGTCGCCGAAGACGGGCAGGCCTGGGACATGGTGGTGCTGGTCCGCTACCCGGACCGGCGGGCGTTCGCCGCCATGGTCCGCGATCCGGACTACCAGGCGGTCGCGCACCTGCGCAGTGACGCACTGGTGGAGTCGGTCCTGCAGCCGACCAGCCCGGTCGCCGTCTGA
- a CDS encoding alpha/beta fold hydrolase, protein MPAVFVHGNPETAAVWEPLLAELAAVRSDLVCLSPPGFGAPLPPGFGATHAEYRDWLVEELTAFGEPVDLVGHDVGGGHVVNVVLSRPDLVRSWVSDVLGVYDPGYEWHELARRWQTPGVGEADVAARFGGTAEERTATLVERGMGRAVAARVAAGQDEAMGRAVLALYRSAAQAGPPGLGLGLERAAARPGLAVLATADHVVGTEEQRRRAAARAGARVAVLDGLGHWWMTEAPARGAAALTAFWSTIG, encoded by the coding sequence ATGCCCGCGGTGTTCGTCCACGGCAACCCGGAGACGGCGGCGGTGTGGGAGCCGTTGCTGGCCGAGCTGGCGGCCGTCCGCTCGGACCTGGTGTGCTTGTCGCCGCCCGGCTTCGGGGCGCCGCTGCCGCCCGGGTTCGGTGCCACGCACGCGGAGTACCGGGACTGGCTCGTCGAGGAGCTGACGGCGTTCGGCGAGCCGGTGGACCTGGTCGGCCACGACGTCGGCGGCGGGCACGTGGTGAACGTGGTGCTGAGCCGCCCGGACCTGGTGCGCAGCTGGGTCAGCGACGTGCTCGGCGTCTACGACCCCGGCTACGAGTGGCACGAGCTGGCCCGCCGCTGGCAGACCCCCGGCGTCGGCGAGGCCGACGTCGCGGCCCGGTTCGGCGGCACGGCCGAGGAACGCACGGCGACGTTGGTGGAGCGGGGGATGGGCCGCGCGGTCGCGGCCCGGGTGGCGGCGGGCCAGGACGAGGCGATGGGCCGCGCGGTGCTGGCCCTGTACCGGTCGGCCGCCCAGGCGGGCCCACCCGGCCTCGGCCTGGGGCTGGAGCGCGCGGCGGCTCGCCCGGGCCTGGCCGTCCTGGCGACGGCGGACCACGTCGTCGGCACGGAGGAGCAACGCCGCCGGGCAGCCGCCCGCGCGGGAGCCCGGGTCGCGGTCCTCGACGGACTGGGCCACTGGTGGATGACCGAGGCCCCGGCCCGCGGCGCCGCGGCACTGACGGCTTTCTGGTCGACGATCGGCTGA
- a CDS encoding GNAT family N-acetyltransferase: MPASFDVRPASRFEDVAAILNPSGNERACWCLAYRSTSAEYSALRGERRAEHVRTLCAEKPAPGVLAYDGDVPIGWCGVAPRSRMERLVRSRTIPPLDDVPVWSVVCFVVRTPYRRRGVSRALLDGAVAHARSCGAPAIEGYPVDTEGARIGSSAAHVGTTTLFAGAGFERVRPTQARADRRVRWLMRLDLGSPSS; this comes from the coding sequence ATGCCTGCCTCTTTCGACGTTCGTCCCGCGTCCCGGTTCGAGGACGTGGCGGCGATCCTCAACCCGAGCGGGAACGAGCGGGCCTGCTGGTGCCTCGCGTACCGGAGCACCTCGGCCGAGTACAGCGCGCTGCGGGGTGAGCGGCGGGCCGAGCACGTCCGCACGTTGTGTGCCGAGAAGCCCGCGCCCGGCGTGCTGGCCTACGACGGCGACGTGCCGATCGGCTGGTGTGGCGTGGCGCCGCGGTCGCGGATGGAGCGGCTCGTGCGGTCGCGGACGATACCCCCGCTCGACGACGTGCCGGTGTGGAGCGTGGTGTGTTTCGTGGTGCGGACGCCGTATCGGCGGCGCGGCGTGTCCCGGGCTCTGCTGGACGGAGCTGTCGCCCATGCGCGTTCGTGCGGCGCCCCGGCCATCGAGGGCTACCCGGTCGACACGGAGGGGGCGCGGATCGGCTCGAGCGCCGCGCACGTCGGCACGACCACGTTGTTCGCCGGAGCCGGCTTCGAACGGGTACGGCCCACTCAGGCGCGGGCCGACCGCCGGGTCCGCTGGCTCATGCGGCTCGACCTCGGCTCGCCGTCGTCATGA
- a CDS encoding EthD family reductase: protein MHRLTVLYPPPVDPAHFRDHYTRVHLPLAAKLPGLVRMQHAFDVEGLGGASPYFAVFHGDFESAGAMAAALGSDEGKAVSADVANYATGGAQLVHYELS from the coding sequence GTGCACCGGCTCACCGTCCTCTACCCGCCGCCCGTCGATCCCGCGCACTTCCGTGACCACTACACCCGCGTGCACCTGCCGCTGGCGGCGAAGCTTCCCGGCCTCGTGCGGATGCAGCACGCCTTCGACGTCGAGGGCCTGGGTGGGGCCAGCCCGTACTTCGCGGTCTTCCACGGCGACTTCGAGTCGGCCGGGGCGATGGCCGCCGCGCTGGGGTCCGACGAGGGCAAGGCCGTCTCCGCGGACGTCGCCAACTACGCGACCGGTGGCGCGCAGCTGGTGCACTACGAGCTGAGCTGA